The following coding sequences are from one Gigantopelta aegis isolate Gae_Host chromosome 15, Gae_host_genome, whole genome shotgun sequence window:
- the LOC121390739 gene encoding octopamine receptor-like, protein MSAGQIAAGLVLSVIIVLTVAGNVLVFLAVISHRKLRYVSNYFIVSLSVADILVAILVMIPATLNETLLQWVLGVTMCSIWASCDVMLCSASILNVCLISLDRYMAIMTPLRYNTLMTHKRALLLIAAVWMIAILTSFVPIQNGWHNVDVPSLVNLTLFSEQPQCLFIVSFPYAITVSTVTVLLPIIIAFVLYYRVSKEAQRQAFFVGTLIAPSRLLLGKDMSAKSMREPYTTKATVTLGVIVGAYVFTWTPFLVVNLTDSFCRCIPPKLFIGFVWLGYCNSLINPIIYPLFMRDFRKVYVRLFHGCCAKLRFWKNSSKVDANSL, encoded by the coding sequence ATGTCCGCTGGTCAAATCGCGGCGGGACTCGTACTGTCTGTGATCATCGTCCTCACCGTGGCGGGCAACGTGCTCGTGTTCCTGGCTGTGATATCCCACAGGAAACTCAGGTACGTCTCCAACTACTTCATCGTGTCGCTGAGCGTCGCCGACATCCTCGTGGCCATCCTTGTGATGATCCCCGCCACGCTCAACGAGACGCTCCTCCAGTGGGTCCTCGGCGTCACCATGTGCTCCATCTGGGCATCCTGTGACGTCATGCTGTGCAGTGCGTCCATCCTGAACGTGTGTCTGATAAGCCTCGATAGGTATATGGCCATCATGACGCCACTGCGTTACAACACTCTGATGACGCACAAACGCGCCCTGCTGCTGATCGCTGCTGTCTGGATGATCGCCATACTGACGTCATTCGTTCCAATTCAGAATGGGTGGCACAACGTGGACGTGCCGTCCTTAGTGAACCTGACGCTTTTCAGTGAACAGCCGCAGTGTTTGTTCATCGTAAGTTTCCCGTATGCTATAACAGTGTCCACAGTTACTGTTTTACTGCCTATTATTATAGCGTTTGTCTTGTACTACAGAGTTTCGAAAGAGGCACAAAGACAGGCGTTTTTTGTTGGAACTTTAATAGCTCCAAGCCGACTGTTGTTGGGTAAAGACATGTCTGCTAAAAGCATGCGAGAACCCTACACGACAAAAGCTACCGTCACGTTAGGGGTTATCGTAGGGGCATACGTCTTCACGTGGACTCCATTCCTTGTGGTCAACCTCACAGACTCGTTTTGCCGCTGTATACCTCCAAAGTTATTCATTGGGTTTGTGTGGCTGGGATACTGCAACAGTCTTATAAACCCCATCATTTACCCCTTGTTTATGAGAGACTTCAGAAAGGTCTACGTAAGATTGTTTCACGGATGCTGTGCGAAGTTACGGTTCTGGAAAAACTCTTCCAAAGTTGACGCGAACTCATTGTGA